A region of Vigna radiata var. radiata cultivar VC1973A chromosome 6, Vradiata_ver6, whole genome shotgun sequence DNA encodes the following proteins:
- the LOC106763431 gene encoding uncharacterized protein LOC106763431: MNGGKPVTTPLVVNEKQQKDDGAQEADASRYKSLIGSLLYLTATRPDIMYATSLLSRFMQKLSQIHYGVGKRILRYLQGTKEFGIWYKTMTNSRMIGYTDSDWAG, translated from the coding sequence ATGAATGGTGGTAAACCTGTCACTACTCCATTAGTGGTAAAcgagaaacaacaaaaagatgATGGAGCACAAGAGGCAGATGCATCACGCTACAAGAGTTTAATTGGAAGCCTCTTGTATCTCACAGCCACACGACCAGACATTATGTATGCTACAAGTCTTCTATCAAGATTCATGCAAAAGCTAAGTCAAATTCATTATGGAGtaggaaaaagaattttaagataTCTACAAGGCACAAAGGAGTTTGGCATATGGTACAAAACCATGACTAACTCAAGAATGATTGGCTACACAGATAGTGATTGGGCAGGATGA